GATCCATTGATTAAACACACCATGTTTTTTCTCTAATCACCAATAGAATTAGCACTTGGCTTAATAAatgactgttttaaaatatagttggCTTAAGGTAAAAAATTTCAGACTTACTCTGTTAGTGGTGCTCCATATAGAACAAAAATTACATGAAAGGAGAAACAAGACATAAGAAAGTAGATACAGCATTTCAAAAATCTGGTTACctaaaagagaaatgaacaacTTAAAGAATCAAGAGAATGACTAAAGGACAGCAAATGCTTTATCTACAGATACAACTTAGTCCTATAATGTGTGATACAGCTGAATATTCTTTGGATCTGCTCCTGAAGTCAGATCACATGTTCTTTGCACAGCACTGTAAAAAAGCCACAAGACAAAAATCGACCCCCATGTTCCACTCACCTAACCAACAGTAGaatcagaaaatgtttttgtttctatgcTAAGTACTGAACTATGTTGTTAATcagtatttatgaaatatttaccaaTAAGTGTGCTAGGAtacaaaaatcacaaacacagtCCTTCTTGTGTGATGATACATGAAATAGTTAtagaaaataatgattataataattttttttcattttaaaacaaaattcctaGGAAAATTGGaccaaaaaaaagcacaacattaAATAATTCCCCAAATCATATTCATGTTACTATATGATCCACATAAAAAAAGACCTGCATGTCTGCAAATCAGTGTGGGACCTACTTGATTTCGAGCTCAAGAAGATCTAATAATAAAACACACAATGAGCGTTTTAAATCATAGGGCAGTAAATGCGTTTTAAATTACCTAATAAAGAACATACACATAGTACTGAATAATGTTAAGTGAGgactttattaatttaaataatagtCAAGTGTTACACTGTAGTGAATATTCCAGAAAATAGAttccaatgtctgaaaacttcAACTGCTATTTAGTCAAGGAAGGCCAAGCTTGAAACAAGAGCTTATTTTGTAATTTCTGAAAAACCCATTGTGTttttcagaaatgcaaaggatgaatgaaaataaactgaaatgtcTTATAAGATTTAAAGGTGATTgctacatttatatttatatatattgctaCATTGAAGATGTATTTATCTTCAATGATGACATAAAACATGACTATATAGGTTCACAATGCTATGATATCCAATTAATACATGGCAAGAATCTATCAAACACTGTGGACAGTCTTCCAGCAAGCAATAGGCTactgactagaaaaaaaaaaaaatcagcttcttTATTCACTGTAAATAACCCAATAAATACTTGACTAATACTTTATTCATCCAGTAAAAAAAACATTACCTACATCTAAAAATCAGTTGTCAAGAAATAAGCCTTACCTTGTATGATAATGAACTTCTTTTAGAAGATGCATTTGGTTTCACTACTAAATACGATACTAAATTGACAGCAGTTACAGAAACAGAACAGATGCACAACCATGTCAAGTGTGTTTCCAGTACTGAGAAGTTCTCCAAGAAGAATGATGGAATGAAGATGCTTAGGATAATTGAAAATATGCATAATAGATGGACATACAGTAGTCTCTTGATGTCAGTATCTTTCATGGTGTTTTCCTGAGCGGCTAtctaatgaaaaacaaattaagaaaagagCATAGGCAATAATGACTTTTTCCATTGTCCTAAATGCTCCAACGTCTAAAAACAAGCCATGAACCAGAGTCAATTTTCTATGGGCAATAATGTCTTAGTGTTAGAATATAGGAAGATGCATATGTGTAAAAACTTATAGACTAATATAGTATAAACAGCTCTCAGAGCCTGAAAAAGGACAAATTTACTAATTTCTTAACTATTTGTGCCTAGTTTCTGTAAAACAGTCATGTGCTAGGACTAATTAAGCAATtcggttttttttctttttgccaaaaTCAGAGGTGAAAACAAACAGCATGTGGTAATGATTTGCCCTGTTGGAAATATAAGCTATGCTTTCTAGAAACCCCATAATAAAATTTGGCTGAACTGTTGGCATTTTTATCATTATGGAGCCTTGTCTAACATCACAGTAGTTCACATTTTCTAACAAATGCCAAGTAACACCTGGTACACACTGGAATACTCAAATGGCGGCCAGTGTTACCAAGAAGCTTCAAAGAACATCATGCTAAACTAAGAGTCCCAGTGCTGCAAAAATACCAAAATGACAATGTCAGTTACAGATGCCAGATTCCAACCAAAAGCAGAGCATGAATGGAAGGTGGAAAAATATTTAcgttctctctcactctctgtgtgtgtgtgtatatatatatatatatatatatatatatatataaacacgttaatttatatatgcatgtatttacAAATTACCTAAAAGATAGCTTATACATAGTATTGACTAATGTTAAGTAAGGACTTTATTAAAGTAGTAGTCCACATGTTACACTGTGGTtaatattccagaaaaaaaatatatatatatgtgtatattttatagacACACACAGGGCTCCCACTGGGGCAAAGGGGCGAATCCACGCCTTATACTAACACTCTCGATTAATTCACACTGTACTTTTACAAGGCAAACActttactgataaggaaacagGCTAAGACAGATTAGGAAACACTCCAAGGTCCCAAGCTGCCAAGTGCTAAAGCCATTTCAAAACCTAGCCTCTTTGATACAAAGATACGCACTAGGGGGTCGAGAAAAGAATgcgtggaaagaaagaaaaaaggaaatgtttcttACAGGTCCTAGCCTCAGctgaggggctgggaaggggaatCCAGAATATACTCTCTCAACAGACACACCTTCAGATATTTTTCTGGGCCACCCTCAGAATCGCAACTGACAGAAGCAGATCTGGACCTAAGACAGTGAGTGGTACCCAAAGTCGGATGCTTGCTGAATGacggaatgaatgagtgaactaaCGAAGAGTTGGTCCAGTGTTGCCCCTCCTGAGAAACCAGCCCTGTGTTAGGCCCTGGCGAGCCCAGGAGGACTCCCGTCAGGTGCCTCCTCGGGTGGCCAGGGCCCCGGCCTCCACGGTCTGACCTGGCCCGAGTCCTCAAGTCTTGCAGCGGGAGAGGAGGCTCTTCTGAGCGGCTCCTAGAGGAGACTTCGCGGGAATCGGGGGACCTTAACCTGCAGCTCCATCCCAAACTGGGTCGCTCCGAACTCTGCCCAAGCCTCAGCCGACGGGAGTgtgggcaaagagggaagaatTGAGAAGCATAATCAAAGAGCACAAGCGTGTAGACCGAGAGAAAAGAAGGGACAGACACAGAAAGTCGGATCCGAAAGAGGCCAGTCCATCAGGGCAGCCCCTGGGTCACGCAGGAAGAGCGGCGCTGGAGGGGCCGGCAGGCGCGGACCGGCCGGGGGCAGAGATTCCCGGCCAGTTGGACAGCTGGCGGAAGTGGCTTGCAGCGCCGGGAGGCTCGTGCACCTCGAGCCTCCGGCTGGGCTTACCTAACTCTCCCGCCCGCGGAAGAGAACGGACGGTTACTACCTCCCACCATCAGGTGTGACTCGGCGTCCTGTGCCTCGCGCAGGCGCAGGCCTGTGGGGAGGGGGCCCAAGGCCTCACAGCCAATCGCAGAAGTGAAGAGGCGGGCCAAGAAGGCAGCCCCGCCTCCCCAATCGCGTTTATTCCTCCCGCGGCTTTCCAGGTGTTGGATAGGCGGGGCGGAGGGCGGAAGGGCCGGAAGTGGATTTTCGTAACCCGGAAGGGGAGCTCTTCCTTGGCTGTATTGTTAACGTCTTCCAGCTGCCGCTCGTCCTGCGGCTGAGGGAATCGTCACGGAAGGATGGTGTGCGAGAAATGTGAGTTAAGGAGACTCTTTGCGGGAGAAGGAGGCTGGGAGAACCTAACGAGTTCCCCGGGAACTTtgctctttctttgtttttccttcggCCACAGGTCCTTGATTCTAGCCTCTGTCCTCCTATCCTGCCCTTTGACCATTCCTGCCCTCCACAACGACCGTATCGTCCTGTATTTGCATTCAGAGTGGTCTCAGTTTTGCACCTCTTTGTCTATTTCCGTTGCTTCCCATCAACCCCGGGTATCATCCTGTACTGCTTCTTGACGGGCTTCTTCTCTTCACAGACCCGCCGGGTTGGAATGGATCTTAAAAGTCACTTCCACAGCATCTGGAGTTGAtggatttagcaaataaaagtaccggacacccagttaaatttgaatttaaggaaaacaaataatttatagTGTAAGTGTGTCCTATGCAATATTTGAGACTTGGTTCTGTTTGCTGTTCCTCACTACAGTAAGTGCTTTGTCCCAAAGCACGCACTTTTAGGCccttctttactttaaaaaaaaaaaaaagtattcattgtttatatgaaatttaaatctaactgggtgtcctatattttatctaACAAACCTAAGTCAGTATCCCATCCAATGGCTTAAATGCTCTTTGCATGAATGCATAGAGGATTGAGGCACAGGGGTAGGAGACTCTCACCACCTTCAAAGCAGTCTGTGCAGATTTCACTGGCTTTTAGAAAAGTCTTTCCTCCCTATAGTTGCCATCCAGTGATTCTAATGCCAACCCTTGAGATTTCTAGAAAATATCTTATGATTTTTTGACCTCACTAACTGGTTATGTGTTTAGAAAGCTGTCATATCCCCAAATCCCTTTTTCCTACACCTAGATATGTCTGACTCTTCTGTGACAATTTCAAGTCCTCTTATCCTGATAATTGTCTAATTAACGTGATCCACTTTGTTTATATCCCTATAGTATATAAAACTTTGAACACAGATGCCCTTGAGTTTGAATCACAGTttttatattaagtgaaagaatgaCCATGGATGGTTACTTTAATAAATTCTCAGGGTGCAGAGAATAATTTGGGATTTTTATATTTGGAGCCTGGCATTCAGGAGGACCCTCCTCAATGAGGCCTCAGCTTACCTTTTTAACTGCATTTTCACTAAGCCTTACCCTTTTCACTTCAGCCAAACCAAACAATATTTTGCCCATATGTACCCTGAGTTTTCAATGCCTTTCCCCAGGATGTGTCTCTTATCCAGTTTACCTTcatcctcttttctcctctttcttcacaGTCTCATTGCCGCTAACCCTCTCTATTGCCTTCCCCACAAAGCTTCACTGGATTTCCCTAGCCAAGGTTATTTCTTCCTCCATGGAATTTCTCCTAATACTTGAGCTCTCAATTGTCATACTATTTACTTTCCAGCTTATATTTTAGTTCAataattcttaacttttttttttggttctctgAGCCCTTTGAGAATGTGATGAAAGCTGTAGACTTAACATAGTCTATTAAAAAATGGATATACAAAAGGTTTGTGTACAATTTAATCTTGTTCATATATCTCCAGGTCTACCTGTGAAACTCAGGTTAAGGACGACTATTAGAGAAATCAGTGTGCTATAAATTCCTTGAAATCTAGAGCTTTATCTAAttcgtttttggtttttttttttttgtggtacgcgggcctctcactgtgtggcctctcccgttgcggagcacaggctcccgacgcgcaggctcagcggccatggctcacgggcccagccactccacggcatgtgggatcttcccggaccagggcacgaacccgtgtcccctgcctcggcaggcggactctcaaccactgcgccaccagggaagccctaattcgttttatttttatctgtactTTGTACAATGGCTTATACATCAGagatgcttagtaaatatttatggaatgaatagATTTATCAGATTTGTTTAAAGGATACATGTACAGAGGAAGCCTATTATAAGCCATACTATTATCCACAAATTTTACTGAAGAGTCAGTTATCCATTGCCCGCAGTTAATATCTTAAGTCTCAGTTCACTGGCCCCGACCCCAGCATTAACAGGCTTGTACATAATATGACTGGTGATGCCTTTGAAAACTTTAGGCACaatgaaatgtatttattaaatagtaAACACTAATCCCCCTTACTTTTACTGTCTTGTTATAACAGGTGAAAAGAAACTTGGTACTGTTATCACTCCAGATACATGGAAAGATGGTGCAAGGAATACCACaggtatttttccttttagaacGTGGAAACTGAATCAGATACTTCCTGTGAATAATGTTTTCACTTTtacattatttgtaaaatgatatGTTGTTATGTGTACAATGTATTTTATCTGTTAAACATTAAGGAATACTAGATACCCCAACAAtttaatatcttttctatttAGTTCTCTCAGTGACATGTCAGGGTTCCTAATTTGATAGGCAGGAGAtagcaaaataattaaatgatttttaagcaATGAATATATCACAGTAATTAATTTGATTCAGCTTAATTAGGGTTAGTATTGAAAGCCCCCTCTCCTCACCTGATTTTTATGTtcttgaacaaattatttaaatgttttcactttcatAATCATTAAATACAGTGAAGATGTtttcaaagggaagaaaaatatttttactgtattcAAGATCAATGGCACCAAAGTAGCGGCATCTAGATTTTACATTAGATAGAGTAAATATAGACCCATTCCTAAAGTCCTACTCTGAgtctgagaaataaaatgattgccttttatccaaatttttattttcctagtaaataattgtgtggttttttttttaagtagtgtcTTTGAAACCTGGCtactaaatgaaattttttaaaattttgatataggCTGCTCTATTGGTAGGAGGTCAAAAAATGAACTTTCTAACTAATTGTTAAATGTTTCATGTATGTGTTATGTGTGAAATGTGTAGACATAACACACTAAAATACATGTGTATTTCAATGCAGAAAGTGGTGGAAGAaagctgaatgaaaataaagcttTGACCTCAAAAAAAGCAAGGTAGGTATAAGAGCATCTATAAAGCAGTCATATAAATTTCCactctttttaatattaagtGTATTGGAATGAATTTGTTTTGCCTCATTCTGTTGTGATAAAACATAGAGTTAGATAGTTCCAAGCATGCATAACCAAGCTGTCTGTTATAACCTGCTGATTTCACCCTGTTCATTTTCACTGTATCAGTATAtaaagatattatatataatttttataatttcaccAGAAAGCATGacttattttttctagttcttaatTTTCCTGCAAATCAGAGGCTGCAGAGCAATGTGGACAGGTcatgagctctggagtcagacctaAATTTGAATCTAGATTTTTTTACTATCTAGCTCTGTAACCTTAAGCAAGTTAAACCAGTTCTAAACTTTTCTGAACATTACTTTTTTACCTAGGAATAAGTATAAAAATGTCTCCCAccataaaaacaatttttgacACCATGCTCTATTATATCCAGTCTTAAAACTTCCATGAATCCTTCCAGCTGCCATCccatttccttgcttccttttacagaaaaagttttcaaaagcCTTATCTAGATAGTACTTTCTCAGTGTCCTTAAGTTCTATTTACCCCTTCAGCCACTCTAGTCAGGCCTCCATCTCCACCACACTCCTAAACCTACTCTTGCCAAGATCACACGTGACCTTTAAAACTGATGGCTACTTCTCTGTTCTTACCTTATTTAACCTTTAGAAAACTCTCTTTTTTGCAACCCTTTATTCTCTTGGCTTTGAGATACCACAGTCTCCTTTCCTCTTAACTCACTAACTGTTCCTTCTCAATTGAGTGCTTCTGGTCTCAatcctagacttttttttttttctgttcataaaTTTATGATCTCTCCTCAAGTGACTTTAGTCCAGTGGCTTTAATTTCAAACTGTATGTTAATGAATTCCACATGTATATCTCAGTCCTGACTTTTCTGAGCTCCAAACATATATCCAGTTGCTTCCTTGACTTTTCCAATTCGATGTCTGACAGGCAACCTCTTTTTCCTTCAGTCGAATCATAGTCTTCTCATCATTGCTCTGTGATCCAATCTAGCTGTGCAAAACTGGAATCCCTCActgatttcttaatttccctcactTTCCATATCCACCAGTGAGTTCTTTGGCTCTACTACCAAAATATAGCCTGAATACACCTGTTTCTGTTCATCTCACCGCTATTACCCTCTTCTAAACCATCATTGTTTCTTACTTggatattgtaataactttgtctCCCTGCTTACTCTCTGGTTCCCTATAGTTCATTCTCATGATAACCAGGGTGGTCCTTTAAAGGGCATGTAactcctttgctcaaaaccttgcattggttttctttttacattgAATAAAAGCTAGGTCCCATACCATGTTCTTACAGAGTCCTCTGTGATCtggcccctcctgcctctctgattGAGGCACTGTTGTGCCAACTCCTGCATCAGATATGCCAAGCCCACTCCCATTGGAATAGGTTTGTGCTTACTACTCCCTCTTCCTAGAATGCATTGCTAAGAGCTTACATAGCTGGCTCTTTCTTGTTACTTGGGTCTCagctgaaatgtcacctcctcagagagggtCCTTAACCAGCATCTAAACtaatgtcttccttccttcccctcatgTCTACCGCAGTATCCTCTCTGAATTTTCTCTACAACAGGTATTACTATCTTAAAAGTgtggttgttttcttatttattatctgtctcctctCACTAGAATGTCAGCTTGATGAGGGCAGAGGCTTTGTCTGTCAAGTTCATCTTtggtatttaataataataatgaagctTGTAATACATAAAGTGCCCGACACATAAAGGTGCTTATTAAATAATGGGTATAAAATAGCATGATAGACTTAAACTTCAATGCATTGTCACATTATGTATTGTTGACTGACTTATTGATGTCTTCTAAGACCACACAGTTATTATTGACCAAGTTGTTATGTTTTACAGAGTGTATAGTTTTAGGTACTTCCAGTTCCTTTATGCTCCCAAACTTACTTCTGTGTCATTAATAAGTAGCTATTACTTTTGGGTATTTTAAATATCTCACTTTGGAAAGTGTACGTAAGATTTCTGGGacattaaaatgtacattttagaataaaatatggtTTTAAGAAAAAGTAATCTCTAGACATGTAGGTCCAAACAAATTGAGCTTATTATTAAAAGGAAGAATAGTGTCCACTCTTAACTTCTCTTGTGGGAAGTAAAGTGACATTCTTTTGGATTTGGAAAaactaacctttaaaaatgagctgttgggggcttccctggtggcgcagtggttgagcgtccgcctgccaatgcaggggacacgggtttgtgccccggtccaggaggatcccacatgccgtggaacggctgggcccgggaaccatggctgctgagcctgcgcgtcgggagcctgtgctccgcaacgggagaggccacaacagtgagaggcccgcgtaccacaaaaaaaaaaaaaaaaaaaaaaaaaaaagagctgttgTATCATACCCAAGAGAAGAAACCAGGTCTAGGACACTGTTGGTATTCAGTATATGAGTACGGTTACAAAAAGTTATTACCAATTTAATGGGAAGTATTTCCTCTAAAGTTATTTTGCCCTCCAGTCACTGTAAGGTCACATTTTTTTTAGTAGAAACTTTTTTATCCAAAGGGATTGCATCAGTTAATTGAAAATGTCAGTTAAAGTGGGCAATCATTAAAAGATACACATACCTTATTTTAAGTCAAAGCACATAACTGTACATGCATTCATCAGTCATTTGGCATTGAGACAAGGCTTTTTGAATGTGAGTctactttataattttccttACATAAATCATAACCAGAATATATATTTCCAGTATCTTTAAGGTAGAGCAAGAACTGACACTTGTACAGTACCAAGTCCTTCCACTTAGGatttttcctcaatttttaagttttcttaccCATGCCTAATTCCATAGCAGTTTTAATGATTCACACTTACCTGGTCGTCCTAAAGtattcatttagtttttaatagAATCAGTCACTCTTTTTGTACTCTCTTTACATGAGTTtccataatatttaattatatcacATGAGTAGATTGACAAATACAACTGTTATAAACAGGTTTGGGATTAAGTACAGCTGACTCTTTACAAGCATACAGCTTACATGGAAGGGGCAGAAGTGTGGAGACATATTAAGAGAGTAGCCATTTAGAAGAGTGCTATGCCTATCAATTGTAGAGCTTGATAGAGGGAACAGAGAGCATGAATTAATCACATTTGTTACTTTAGCAAGGTTATTTAAGAGTATTTCTATTGTattgtacatttttctttctttaaaaaaaaaaatctctagattTGATCCATATGGAAAGAATAAGTTCTCCACTTGCAGAATTTGTAAAAGTTCTGTGCACCAGCCAGGTTCTCATTACTGCCAGGGCTGTGCCTACAAAAAGGGTAAGTTTCCTTTAATACCATTTTTGAATTCATATCAAACCTACTTCTTTTGATACTGATTTGGATAACATAGTAAAGGAGTAGCCCTTCATAAATTAGTCATATGTTCTTTTTTCTAAGGCAAAATAAACTTAGAACTTGTCATagttaaaagtatatattttcttttctgatgctgttaaattatgttttaagCTTCAGGAGTGACTTAAATAAACCAAATCATTTGTATTGGTTAGCTATGTGATTAGTATTATTAGTTGTTATTAAGATTTGATTACTTAcatgagttgtttgtttgttttaggcaTCTGTGCTATGTGTGGAAAAAAGGTTTTGGATACCAAAAACTACAAGCAAACGTCTGTCTAGATGTATTGAAGTTTCTGGCTTTCCGtatgattttactttttgcttGAATTTTCAATGCATAATATAGATGTTCAAGTTACAAAATAACATGTCTTAAGACAAGTTTAAACCAGGGAAGTAGATTGGTATTCATTTTTTTGCTCTCAAGAAGTTCAGCAGCAGTGTAACTAGTTTTTgcctgaagtttttttttccttacaaacATCTTATTGAACTGGAATAAGTGACAAATTTAACGAAAAACATTTTCGCAGTTCTGTATGcactttttatttatcattaCTCGTGTAATTTTTATTATCCTTTCCCTCTACTTTATAGATATTGCAAAAGTATGAGAAGGAGGTTATTGATATTTGGCTTTGAACTTGGCATCCAGATTTGGAATTTTTCCCTCATTCCCTTTTGGTTGCATAGTTCTTAGGATCAGCAGTCCCTTAATTAATTGCAGCTTCATAAGCCATTTAAATATCTGAGATCATTATTTCTAACTAGTTCCTTAAGTAATTAGCCCAGACCGAAATCAAACAAAAGttgtatttatgttatttttttatttgttcttgaaGCCAAAGTGCCAATACCTTTCATATGAGAATGGGAACGCAAGGAACACCCCACATAAATCCAAATGAATACACTGGATTTCAGAAAAACACATATTACACATATTACCTTGAATTCAGACCATCATGAAAGCCAGGAGAACAGTGTGCATCCATGATGATGTGTAACGAATGAATCACCATTCCTTGGGAAAGAGCTTTGAAGCAGAAACCAAACTTCTTTTtaacctcctcctcttctccttcccccaccaaaaataaatagactaaGCAAAcattttgactctttttttttaatatatatatatacatagattgCTGAAAGACTACtttgaggtttctttttctttttaattgaagtaaagttgatttacaatgtgttaatttctgctgtacaacaaagtgattcagttatacatatatataccttctttttaaaattcttttcctttatggtttatcataagatattgaatgcagttccctgtgctatgcagtaggaccttgttgtttatccattctatatataatggtttgcatctgctaaccccaaaatCCCAatccatctccctccccaccccacctgcattgtttctgtttcttagataggctcatttgtgtcatattttagattctacatacgagtgatatatggtatttgtctttctctttctgatttatttctcttagtatgataatctctaagtccatccatgttgctgcaaatggcattatttcattcttttttatggctgagtaatattccattgtatatatgtaccacatttttttcttttttttttttttttttttttttgcggtacgcgggcctctcactgttgtggcctctcccgttgcggagcacaggctccggacacaNNNNNNNNNNNNNNNNNNNNNNNNNNNNNNNNNNNNNNNNNNNNNNNNNNNNNNNNNNNNNNNNNNNNNNNNNNNNNNNNNNNNNNNNNNNNNNNNNNNNNNNNNNNNNNNNNNNNNNNNNNNNNNNNNNNNNNNNNNNNNNNNNNNNNNNNNNNNNNNNNNNNNNNNNNNNNNNNNNNNNNNNNNNNNNNNNNNNNNNNNNNNNNNNNNNNNNNNNNNNNNNNNNNNNNNNNNNNNNNNNNNNNNNNNNNNNNNNNNNNNNNNNNNNNNNNNNNNNNNNNNNNNNNNNNNNNNNNNNNNNNNNNNNNNNNNNNNNNNNNNNNNNccaccaacagtgtaggagggttcccttttctccacattctctccagcgtttgttatttgtagacattttaatgatggccattctgaccggtgtgaggtggtacttcatcatagttttgatttgcatttctctaataattagggatgttgagcaccttttcttgtgactgttggccatctgtatgtcttctttggagaaatgtctttttagggtttctgcccattttttgattgggttgtttgtttttttgttattgagttatataagctgtttgtatgttttggaaattaagcccttgttggtcacgtCATTTGTAAGTAttctctcccagtctgtaggttgtccttttaattttgtttatgctttcctttgttgtacaaaagcgtgtaagtttgattaggtaccatttgtttatttttgcttttatttctattgttttgggagactgacctaaaaaaacattggtatgatttatgtcagataatgttttgcctatgtcgtcttctaggagttttatagtatcatgttttatatttaagtgtttaagccattttgagtttatttttatatatgatgagagggtgtgttctaacttcattgatttacatggggcttgtagttttgtctggatatatgcccaggagtggaattactagatCATATAGTAgtccaat
The sequence above is a segment of the Physeter macrocephalus isolate SW-GA chromosome 12, ASM283717v5, whole genome shotgun sequence genome. Coding sequences within it:
- the PIGF gene encoding phosphatidylinositol-glycan biosynthesis class F protein isoform X3, with amino-acid sequence MKDTDIKRLLYVHLLCIFSIILSIFIPSFFLENFSVLETHLTWLCICSVSVTAVNLVSYLVVKPNASSKRSSLSYKVTRFLKCCIYFLMSCFSFHVIFVLYGAPLTELALETFLLAVTLSTFTTVPCLCLLGPNFKAWLRVFSRNGVTSIWENSLQITTVSSFVGTWLGAFPIPLDWGRPWQMLCLLDE
- the CRIPT gene encoding cysteine-rich PDZ-binding protein, whose amino-acid sequence is MVCEKCEKKLGTVITPDTWKDGARNTTESGGRKLNENKALTSKKARFDPYGKNKFSTCRICKSSVHQPGSHYCQGCAYKKGICAMCGKKVLDTKNYKQTSV